In a genomic window of Meriones unguiculatus strain TT.TT164.6M chromosome 8, Bangor_MerUng_6.1, whole genome shotgun sequence:
- the LOC110562078 gene encoding olfactory receptor 8S1-like, with translation MRNHSAVREFVLLGLSSDPWTQPVLFALFLLVYLLTLLGNSLMLLVITADPQLHTPMYFFLRQLSFLDICHSSVTAPKMLENLLSEEKTILVEGCLAQAFFVFATGGTEACLLAAMAYDRYVAIGSPLLYSQVMSNQCCVGLVCISWGVAIVDALLNILLAVGLDFCKDQTIPHFSCELSSLFPLSCSDTSTNFVLLLCSSVVHFFGTLVMIVCSYALIASTILSISSSTGRSKAFSTCLSHLTTVILFYGSGFISYLLPASGSPLDMVFSLQYSLVTPMLNPLIYSLKNKEVKAAVGRMIRKHF, from the coding sequence ATGAGAAACCACAGTGCTGTGCGAGAGTTTGTTCTTCTTGGACTGTCTTCTGACCCCTGGACTCAGCCCGTCCTCTTTGCCCTGTTCCTGCTGGTTTACCTCCTTACTCTGCTGGGGAACTCCTTGATGCTGCTGGTGATTACAGCGGACCCCCAGCTCCACACGCCCATGTACTTCTTCTTGAGACAACTGTCCTTCCTAGACATCTGCCACTCCTCCGTCACAGCTCCCAAGATGCTGGAGAATCTGCTCTCTGAGGAGAAGACCATCTTGGTTGAAGGCTGTTTGGCTCAGGCCTTCTTCGTGTTCGCCACTGGCGGCACGGAGGCCTGCCTGCTGGCCgccatggcctatgaccgctacgTGGCCATTGGCTCACCTTTGCTCTACAGCCAGGTGATGAGTAACCAGTGCTGTGTGGGGCTGGTGTGCATCTCCTGGGGTGTGGCCATTGTTGACGCTCTCCTCAATATCCTTCTGGCTGTCGGTTTAGATTTCTGTAAGGACCAAACTATTCCTCACTTCAGCTGTGAgctgtcttctctcttccctctgtctTGCTCTGACACCTCAACCAACTTCGTACTCCTGCTGTGCTCCTCTGTCGTGCATTTCTTTGGGACGCTTGTCATGATTGTTTGCTCTTACGCCCTCATTGCCTCCACCATCTTGAGCATCAGCTCCTCCACAGGCAGAAGCAAGGCCTTCTCCACCTGCTTGTCCCACCTCACTACTGTGATCTTGTTCTACGGCTCAGGTTTCATCAGTTATCTCTTACCGGCTTCAGGATCCCCCCTGGACATGGTCTTCTCCTTGCAGTACAGTCTGGTCACCCCCATGCTGAACCCCCTCATCTATAGCCTGAAGAACAAGGAGGTGAAGGCAGCAGTGGGAAGAATGATCAGAAAGCATTTTTGA